Below is a window of Streptomyces qaidamensis DNA.
GGAAAGTCCTGACATGGCCCACGCGCTCGACCGCATCCGGGTCGGCTCCGCCCCCGACTCCTGGGGCGTCTGGTTCCCCGACGACCCCCAGCAGGTGCCCTGGGAACGCTTCCTCGACGAGGTCGCCGAGGCCGGCTACTCCTGGATCGAACTCGGCCCGTACGGTTACCTGCCGACCGACCCGGCCCGGCTCACCGACGAGGTGACCAAGCGGAACCTGAAGGTCTCCGCCGGCACGATCTTCTGCGGTCTGCACCGCGGCCCGTCCGAGTGGGACTCCACCTGGGAGCAGGTCAGCCGGGTCGCCGCCCTCACCCAGGCCATGGACGCGAAACACCTGGTCGTCATCCCGTCCTTCTGGCGGGACGACAAGACCGCCGAGATCCTGGAGCCCCCGGAGCTCACCACCGAGCAGTGGCGCAACCTCACCACGGGCATGGAGCGCCTCGGCCGCGAGGTGAAGGACAAGTACGGCCTGGACATCGTCGTCCACCCGCACGCCGACACCCACATCGACACCGAGGAGCACGTCGAGCAGTTCCTCGACTCGACCGACTCCGACGCGGTCAACCTCTGCCTGGACACCGGGCACTACGCCTACTGCGGCGGCGACAGCGTCAAGCTGATCGAGACGTACGGCGAGCGCATCGGCTACCTCCACCTCAAGCAGGTCGACCCGGAGATCCTCGCCGACGTGGTGAAGAACGAGGTGCCCTTCGGCCCCGCCGTGGCGCGCGGCGTCATGTGCGAACCGCCCGCCGGTGTCCCGGAGCTCGGCCCCGTCCTGACGGCCGCCCAGAAGCTGGGCGTGGACCTCTTCGCCATCGTCGAGCAGGACATGTACCCGTGCGAGCCGGACAAGCCGCTGCCGATCGCGGTGCGCACCCGCAAGTTCCTGAGGTCCTGCGGCGCCTGACGACCCGAAAGGACGGCCATGACGGAGCGTGCCCCTCTGGGAGTCGCGGTCATCGGTACCGGAAGGATGGGCGCCGACCATGTGCGCCGCATCCACGAAGTCACCAGCGGAGCACGGGTGGCGGCCGTCGTGGACGTCGACGCGGAGCGCGCGAAGGCCGTCGCCGCGCGTGTCGACGGCTGCACCGCCCACACCGACCCGGCTGCCGCGATGGCGGCGGCCGGCGTGGACGCCGTCCTGATCGCCTCCCCGGGCCCGGCCCACGAGGCCACTCTCCTCGCCGCCTTCGAGCACGATCTGCCCGTCCTGTGCGAGAAGCCGCTCACCCCCGACGCGGCGTCCGCGCTGCGCGTCCTCGAAGCCGAACAGCGACTCGGCCACCGCCGGGTCCAGGTCGGCTTCATGCGCCGCTACGACCCCGAGTACGCGAAGCTGAAGGCCCTGCTGACGACGGGTCAGCTGGGCCGTCCGCTCATGCTGCACAACCGGCACCGCAACGTCGCCAGCCCGCCCTTCTTCACCAGCTCCATGCTGATCAGCGACTCCGTCGCCCACGAGGCCGACGCGACCCGCTGGCTGCTGGACCACGAGATCACAGCCGTCACGGTGCTGCGCCCCACCCCCTCGGCCAGCGCCCCGGACGCCCTCCAGGACCCCCAGTTCGTCGTCTTCGAGACCGACGGCGGCGCCCTCAGCGACGTCGAGATCTTCGTCAACTGCGGCTTCGGCTACCAGGTCCAGGCCGAGGTGGTTTGCGAACGCGGCACCGCCCGCATCGGCGACGATCACGCCCTGGTCACCAACATGGCCGGCCGCTGGGGCGGCACCATCGCACAGGACTGGACCGAACGCTTCGAGACGGCCTACGACCAGGAGATCCAGACCTGGATCGACGCCACCCGCCGCGGCGAGGTCACCGGCCCGAGCGTGTGGGACGGCTATGCCGCGGCGGCGGTGTGCGAAGCGGGCGTGCGGGCACTTCAGGACGGGGGCCGCGTAGAGGTGGCGTTGGTGGAGAAGCCCACCCTGTACCGGTGAGTCCCGCTTGATCAAGCCCTGTCTCACGCCTCTTACGACTTCCGCCCCGACTCCCGGTCGGGGCGGAAAGTCCGCAAGCATCGTGGAGTGCACCGCGCCAGGCGAGGTTTTACTCCATCACCAATTCTTGCAGGCAGTTCCGAGGATCTGCTGGTTGTCGACACGCTTGATCGACCCGCAGCTTCTGATTCCGACTCCCTTGGCGTATGTGGCATTGATCGTGAATTTGTGACTGCAGCTGCCCCCCGTGCTGCTGCCGCCGCAAATCATTGTGTGCGTCTTGGTCGGCGAGGTGGTGGCGAAATAGGTGAACTGATACTGGGCGGGGCCTTGGGGTTCCGGGATCCCGTGGATAGTGACGGAGTTGACGCGCGTACCGCTGCCGAAAATCACCATCTCCACGTTGCCGCCGGTGACCGTCTCATCGGCACTTGCCGGTGCGGATGCCATGGCCGTCATCGCCACTGCTGCGACCCCGGCGCCGATCAGTCTCCTGGCCTTCACGTTGCTGCCTCCTTGTTCTCCCTGACGCCACTTCCTGTGGCGCGCTGGTCAGTTGGAGGGTACATGAAATGATCTTCTGGGCGGCTGGTCCTCGGAAGATTGCGGGTGCCTTTTCGAAGGGAGGTCCGCCGATTCGGATCATTCGCCCCGGAGGGTTTGATTAAATTTCTGGAGTGTCCGGGATATCCGTCACACCCAGGATTCGGAGTGCGTATTCGGGTTTGACTCGGATTTGCCGGCTGAGTCGACTGCTGTACGGCCGGTCCGCGAGGCAGGCACCCACCGCCCGATCCAGGGCATCACCGTCACCTGCCCTCAACACACGCCCGATCGTCGCCGCCTACGCTCTCTCAGCCCGTGAGCACCGTACGCGGACGCGGCTCGAACCCCGCCTCCCGGTAGCACGCGTCGATCAGTTCCATCGTCGTCACCGCGTCGTCCGCGTCCAGCGGCAGCGGCGCGCCGTCGCGCACCCGGGCGGCGAACGCCTCCAGTTGGTACGCGTACGACGAGCGGATGCCGAGGTGCTCCGTGCGCTCGCCCTGCGCGGTGCGGATGACGATGCGGTCGTCCAGCGGGGGCAGGACGAAGTTCGGGGCCGTCGCCTCGCCCCGGGAACCGACGATCCGGATGCTCATGTCCAGCCCGTCGTACGCCATGTGGCAGCGGGCCGAGCCCGTCGCGCCGCCCGGGAACTCCAGATCGGCGTCCAGCCACTCGTCGACCCCGGGCGCGCCCGCGCGCTCCCCGGCCCGGGCCGCGGTCGGGCGCGGTGCGCCGCCCGCCCAGGGGGCGAGCATCCGCAGCGCGTGCAGGCTGTAGCAGCCGAGGTCCATCAGGGCGCCGCCGGCCAGCGGCAGCGACCAGCGCGGGTCGGTGTCCGGCGGCGCGGCGATGGCGACCATGGCCTCGACGTGCCGCAGTTCGCCGAGTTCGCCGGAGGCCAGCAGCTCGTGGAGGCGCCGGGTGACGGGGTGGAAGAGGTAGTGGAAGGCCTCCATGAAGACCGTGCCGGCCTTCTCGGTGGCCCGCCGCACTTCCGTCGCCTCCTCGGCGTTGCTCGCCGACGGCTTCTCCGACAGCACGTGCTTGCCCGCCGCGAGGGCGGCCAGGTTCCAGGGGCCGTGCAGGCCGTTGACGAGCGGGTTGTAGACGACGTCGATCTCGGGGTCGGCGATCAGTTCGGCGTACGAAGACGCCACCCGCTCCACCCCGTGCCCGGCGGCGAACGCCTCGGCTCGGGCGCGGTCGCGGGCGGCCACCGCGACGAGGCGGTGGCCGGTCGCCCGGGCCGGGTCGATCAGGGACCGCTCGGTGATCCGCGCAGCTCCCAGCACTCCTATGCGCAGTGGTTCCCGGCCCTTCTCGCTCATGCCTGCCGTACCTCCTCGATCGTCACGGGACGGTGCTCGTGCAGCGACAGGGTGCACGCGTCGGCGATCCAGCCCGCCTCCAGCGCGTCCTCGATGGTGCAGGGGGAGGGACGGCTGCCGGCCACGACCTCGGTGAACGCGGTCAGTTCGGCGCGGTAGGCCTCGGTGAAGCGGTCCATGAAGAAGTCGTGCGGGGTGCCCGCCGGGAAGGTCACCCCGGGCTCGACGGAGCGCAGCGGCAGCTTGTCCTCCAGGCCGACCGCGACGGAGTCCTGGAAGCCGTGGATCTCCATGCGGACATCGTAACCACGGGCGTTGTGGCGGGAGTTGGAGACGACCGCGATGGTGCCGTCGTCGAGGGTGAGGATCGCGCCGGTGGTGTCGGCGTCACCGGCCTCCTTGATGTACTCGGCGCCGCGATTGCCGCCCACCGCGTACACCTCGGTCACCTCACGGCCGGTCACCCAGCGGATGATGTCGAAGTCGTGCACCGAGCAGTCGCGGAAGATGCCGCCGGACGCGGCGATGTACGCGGCCGGCGGGGGCGCCGGGTCCAGTGTGGTCGAGCGGACCGTGTGCAGCTTGCCGAGTTCACCGCTGCGCACGGCGGCGCGGGCATTGACGAAACCGGTGTCGAAACGGCGGTTGTAGCCGATCTGGATCGGCACGTCCCGGCCGCGGACGGCCTTGAGCACCTCGACACCCTCGGCCATGGTCCTGGCGACGGGCTTCTCGCAGAAGACGGGGACGCCGGCCTCGACACCGGCCAGGATCAGCGCGGGGTGGGCGTCCGTCGCGGCCGCGACGACGATGCCGTCCACACCGGCGGCCAGCAGGGCCTCCGGCGAGTCCACGACATCGGCCCCGAACCGCTCGGCGGCGGCCTTGGCGGCATCGGCGAACGGGTCGGTCAGGACGAGGGAGTCGACGGCGTCGAGTCCAAAGAGGGTCTCGGCGTGGAAGGCGCCGATGCGGCCGAGGCCGAGGATTCCGATGCGCATGGGGTGTTGCTCCTAGAGAGGGGGAGGGATGGTCGGGGAGAGTTGTCAGTCCAGTCCGCCGAGGACGTTCTGGTCCCAGTCGATGACCGACCCGGTGACCACCCCGGACCGGTCCGACAGCAGGAAGACCACGAAGTCGGCGATCTCGTCCGGCTGCCCGAGCTTGCCCATGGGCAGCTTCGTGGCGGCCTCCTCGCGCCAGTCGTCCCCGGCGCCGTGGAAGGCCTTCTGCGTCGCGTCCTCGCCTTCCGTCGCCGTCCAGCCGATGTTGAGGCCGTTGATCCGGACCCGGTCCCAGCGGTGGGCGTGCGCGGCGTTGCGGGTCAGGCCGATCAGACCCGCCTTCGCGGCGACGTACGGCGCCAGGAACGGCTGTCCGCCGTGCGCCGACGAGGTGATGATGTTGACGATCGTGCCGGGCGCCTGACGCCCCACCATGTCGGCCACCACCGCCTGCATCGCGAAGAACGGGCCCTTGAGGTTGATCCCGATGTGCTGGTCGAACAGCTCGGGCGTGGTGTCGAGCAGCGTCCCGCGGGAGGTCAGTCCCGCCGAGTTCACGAGGCAGTCGACGCGGCCGTACTCCTGCACGACCTGCGCCACGGAGTCCTTGGCCTGCCCGGCGTCCGACAGATCGGCCCGCACGTACAGGGCCTTGCCGCCCGCGGCGGTCAGCTCCTCCACCAGGGCCTCGCCGGGCCCGGGGCGCCGCCCGGTGACGGCCACGACCGCCCCCTCGCGCACCGCGGCCCGCGCGATGGCCGCGCCGACCCCCTGGCTTCCGCCGTTGACCAGGACGGCCTTGTCGTCGAGAAGTCCCATCGTGCTCAGCTCTCTCGCCGTTCGGCACCGGCCCGCAGCTCCGCCCGGAGCGCCTCCGGCGTCCACTCCTCGCGCAGTGCCCGTCGCATCACATCCGCCTGCGAGGGCGGGGCCAGGCCGTCGACCGGCGGGTCGCTGTCGAGGTTGGTGGGGAAGGGGTAGCCCTCGGCGCTCGCCGCGACCACCTGGTCCAGCCACGCCTGGTCGGCACCCTCGGCCTTGCGCTTGAGGAGAACCGGGTACACCGCGCCCGCCACCGCCTCCCGGTCCACCGTCTCCATCGCACGGCCGAACGCGGACGACACCTGGAGGAGGTTGGCCATGCGCCGGATGTCCGCCGAGCGGTTGGTGCCGGCCGCGTGGAACAGGGCCGGGTTGAAGAACACCGCGTCGCCCTTCGCGAGCGGCAGCTGCACCTGGTGCGCCTCGAAGTACGCCCGGAACTCCGGCAGGCGCCAGGCGAGGTAGCCCGGCTCGTACTTCTGCGAGTGCGGCAGGTACATCGTCGGCCCGGACTCCACCGGCATGTCGCAGTGCGCGACCGCGCCCTGCAGTGTCAGCGCGGGGGAGAGGCGGTGCACCTGCGCCGGATAGGCGGCGGCGACCTCGTTCGACAGGAAGCCCAGGTGGTAGTCGCGGTGCACGGTCTGGGCGGCGCCACCCGGGTTGACCACGTTGAGCTGGGAGGTGACCTGGTAGCCGGGACCCAGCCAGGCGGTGGCCACCAGGGCCAGGATCTCGTTCGCGTAGTAGTCGGCGAACGCCTCCGGGTCGTAGAGGGCCGCCTTCTCCAGCGCGTTCCACACCCGGTCGTTGGCGCCCGGCTGGGCGAAGTGGTCACCGGCGGCCGCGCCCGAGGCGCGCTGCTCGGCGATCAGCGCCTCGAACACGTCGGTGGCCCGGTCCACGACCCGGAGATCGGGAAAGGCGCCGCGGAAGACCACGATGCCGGGCCCGTCGGCGAGCGCCCGCACCAGCTCGGCCTGGACCACCCGGTCGCCTTCGAGCAGGCCGCAGTCGTAGACGAGCACGTTCCGCTCCACGGCGGAGGCGTGCGGATAGTCGGCGGGGTCGGTGGCCTGCTCGACCAGCGCGCGGAACGCGTCGAGATCGCAGTCCTGTTCGGACAGCCAGGCACGGTGGTGGACGGAAGTGAAGGACATCGTCGTCCCTTCGGGGTCACGGAGCGACGCAGCCCTGTCATTCTTGTCAGTACAAACACCTCGAACAACCAGCAGTGAGCCATCAAAAACCCCTCAAGGAGCCGGCGCATGGGCCACCCGTTCCCGATCCGGGAGATCGCACGTCAGGCGGGCCTGAGCGAGGCGACCGTCGACCGGGTGCTGAACGGCAGGGGCGGCGTGCGCGAGAGCACCGCACGGGAGGTCCGCCAGGCCATCGCCGACCTCGACCGGCAGCGCACACAGGTGCGGCTCGTCGGCCGGACGTTCATGGTCGACATCGTGATGCAGGCGCCCGAGCGGTTCACCACGGCCATCCGCGCCGCCCTGGAGGCAGAACTGCCGTCCCTGCGTCCGGCGGTGCTGCGCTCCCGCTTCCACTTCCGCGAGACCGGCCCGGCCGGGGAGCTGGTGCGGACCCTGGACGGCATCGCCCGGCGCGGCTCGCAGGGCGTGATCCTCAAGGCCCCGGACGTCCCCGAGGTGACCGCCGCGGTCGGCCGGCTCGAAGCCGCCGGCGTCCCGGTCGTGACACTGGTGACCGACCTGCCCGCCAGTGCCCGCCGTGCCTACGTCGGCATAGACGACCGGGCGGCGGGAGCGACGGCCGCCTACCTGATGGGACAGTGGCTGGGGGAGCGCCCGGGCAACATTCTCACCAGCCTCAGCAGCGGCTTCTTCCGCAATGAGGAAGAGCGTGAGATGGGCTTCCGCAGTGCGATGCGCGCACGGCACCCCGAGCGCACGCTGGTCGAGATCGCCGAGGGCCAGGGCCTGGACGCCACCCAGTACGACCTCGTCCGGGCCGCACTGGAACGCGACCCGGACATCCGCGCGGTGTACTCGATCGGCGGCGGCAACATCGCCACGCTGCGCGCCTTCGACGACCTCGGGCGCGACTGCGCGGTCTTCGTCGCGCACGACCTCGACCACGACAACACCCGGCTGCTGCGCGAGCACCGCCTGTCCGCCGTGCTCCACCACGACCTCCGCCAGGACGTCCGCGAGGCCTGCCACACCGTCATGCGCGCCCACGACGCGCTGCCGCCGGCGGGTCCGACCCTGCCGTCGGCGATCCAGGTGGTGACGCCGTACAACATGCCACCGCAGGCGGCCGTGTGATCCGGACGGCCCGACCGGGCGTGGGTCCGGAAGCGGCGCCCGCGCCGCGCCTACCGTCGGGCCCATGTGGACATCACGCCCGGACGGCGGGCCGGACCGGTTGCTGGCGCTCGCCGACGGCGTGTTCGCCATCGCCATCACCCTGCTCGTCCTGGATCTCTACGTGCCCCGGGACCTGGAGCCCGCCGAGTACCGGGAGGCCCTGCGCCGGGTGCTCCCCGACCTCGGGGCCTACGCGCTCAGCGTCGCGGTGCTCGGCAGCTACTGGCGCGACCACCGCAGGATCTTCCGCGGGGTGCGGGAGGTGGACGGGCAGGTGGTCGCCCT
It encodes the following:
- a CDS encoding phytanoyl-CoA dioxygenase family protein is translated as MSFTSVHHRAWLSEQDCDLDAFRALVEQATDPADYPHASAVERNVLVYDCGLLEGDRVVQAELVRALADGPGIVVFRGAFPDLRVVDRATDVFEALIAEQRASGAAAGDHFAQPGANDRVWNALEKAALYDPEAFADYYANEILALVATAWLGPGYQVTSQLNVVNPGGAAQTVHRDYHLGFLSNEVAAAYPAQVHRLSPALTLQGAVAHCDMPVESGPTMYLPHSQKYEPGYLAWRLPEFRAYFEAHQVQLPLAKGDAVFFNPALFHAAGTNRSADIRRMANLLQVSSAFGRAMETVDREAVAGAVYPVLLKRKAEGADQAWLDQVVAASAEGYPFPTNLDSDPPVDGLAPPSQADVMRRALREEWTPEALRAELRAGAERRES
- a CDS encoding Gfo/Idh/MocA family protein, which produces MSEKGREPLRIGVLGAARITERSLIDPARATGHRLVAVAARDRARAEAFAAGHGVERVASSYAELIADPEIDVVYNPLVNGLHGPWNLAALAAGKHVLSEKPSASNAEEATEVRRATEKAGTVFMEAFHYLFHPVTRRLHELLASGELGELRHVEAMVAIAAPPDTDPRWSLPLAGGALMDLGCYSLHALRMLAPWAGGAPRPTAARAGERAGAPGVDEWLDADLEFPGGATGSARCHMAYDGLDMSIRIVGSRGEATAPNFVLPPLDDRIVIRTAQGERTEHLGIRSSYAYQLEAFAARVRDGAPLPLDADDAVTTMELIDACYREAGFEPRPRTVLTG
- a CDS encoding sugar phosphate isomerase/epimerase family protein, whose translation is MAHALDRIRVGSAPDSWGVWFPDDPQQVPWERFLDEVAEAGYSWIELGPYGYLPTDPARLTDEVTKRNLKVSAGTIFCGLHRGPSEWDSTWEQVSRVAALTQAMDAKHLVVIPSFWRDDKTAEILEPPELTTEQWRNLTTGMERLGREVKDKYGLDIVVHPHADTHIDTEEHVEQFLDSTDSDAVNLCLDTGHYAYCGGDSVKLIETYGERIGYLHLKQVDPEILADVVKNEVPFGPAVARGVMCEPPAGVPELGPVLTAAQKLGVDLFAIVEQDMYPCEPDKPLPIAVRTRKFLRSCGA
- a CDS encoding Gfo/Idh/MocA family oxidoreductase translates to MRIGILGLGRIGAFHAETLFGLDAVDSLVLTDPFADAAKAAAERFGADVVDSPEALLAAGVDGIVVAAATDAHPALILAGVEAGVPVFCEKPVARTMAEGVEVLKAVRGRDVPIQIGYNRRFDTGFVNARAAVRSGELGKLHTVRSTTLDPAPPPAAYIAASGGIFRDCSVHDFDIIRWVTGREVTEVYAVGGNRGAEYIKEAGDADTTGAILTLDDGTIAVVSNSRHNARGYDVRMEIHGFQDSVAVGLEDKLPLRSVEPGVTFPAGTPHDFFMDRFTEAYRAELTAFTEVVAGSRPSPCTIEDALEAGWIADACTLSLHEHRPVTIEEVRQA
- a CDS encoding LacI family DNA-binding transcriptional regulator; the protein is MGHPFPIREIARQAGLSEATVDRVLNGRGGVRESTAREVRQAIADLDRQRTQVRLVGRTFMVDIVMQAPERFTTAIRAALEAELPSLRPAVLRSRFHFRETGPAGELVRTLDGIARRGSQGVILKAPDVPEVTAAVGRLEAAGVPVVTLVTDLPASARRAYVGIDDRAAGATAAYLMGQWLGERPGNILTSLSSGFFRNEEEREMGFRSAMRARHPERTLVEIAEGQGLDATQYDLVRAALERDPDIRAVYSIGGGNIATLRAFDDLGRDCAVFVAHDLDHDNTRLLREHRLSAVLHHDLRQDVREACHTVMRAHDALPPAGPTLPSAIQVVTPYNMPPQAAV
- a CDS encoding SDR family oxidoreductase, which codes for MGLLDDKAVLVNGGSQGVGAAIARAAVREGAVVAVTGRRPGPGEALVEELTAAGGKALYVRADLSDAGQAKDSVAQVVQEYGRVDCLVNSAGLTSRGTLLDTTPELFDQHIGINLKGPFFAMQAVVADMVGRQAPGTIVNIITSSAHGGQPFLAPYVAAKAGLIGLTRNAAHAHRWDRVRINGLNIGWTATEGEDATQKAFHGAGDDWREEAATKLPMGKLGQPDEIADFVVFLLSDRSGVVTGSVIDWDQNVLGGLD
- a CDS encoding Gfo/Idh/MocA family protein gives rise to the protein MTERAPLGVAVIGTGRMGADHVRRIHEVTSGARVAAVVDVDAERAKAVAARVDGCTAHTDPAAAMAAAGVDAVLIASPGPAHEATLLAAFEHDLPVLCEKPLTPDAASALRVLEAEQRLGHRRVQVGFMRRYDPEYAKLKALLTTGQLGRPLMLHNRHRNVASPPFFTSSMLISDSVAHEADATRWLLDHEITAVTVLRPTPSASAPDALQDPQFVVFETDGGALSDVEIFVNCGFGYQVQAEVVCERGTARIGDDHALVTNMAGRWGGTIAQDWTERFETAYDQEIQTWIDATRRGEVTGPSVWDGYAAAAVCEAGVRALQDGGRVEVALVEKPTLYR